Proteins from one Ovis aries strain OAR_USU_Benz2616 breed Rambouillet chromosome 12, ARS-UI_Ramb_v3.0, whole genome shotgun sequence genomic window:
- the LAD1 gene encoding ladinin-1 isoform X2 produces MSVSRKSWAALSSLTRQWTLEDEEEQERERRRRHRNLSFAADDEDPPAPERLLSVEEAEGPQPPAPDPRDEEDVRAVLRTRQERRQRRREAPLSEPRETPISEPREAGHPPPAPEERVQSPSGRRLSPQRGSTDEGSLAGRAPAGSEKPSAAGKTLQPEVSLDPETPSPSKCSVSQRIAVLDERAFSGRRVVPDKASVSEKRLVSEKATVFEKTLAPETQLAPGRAMAPAQPQAREHPASVERPPSPRGQRGAGGAGPEKEPKSSAGPLPRVGSLPPVTLQVRTRSMEAEAEPPSPTPASPTFSSALQRSSPRTISFRMSPWRDSSEVALTRSASVRIPASSVKLGPKLERYHSAIQRSGSVKSSSPSRTEFLMAPVDVASKRHLFEKELVGQSREGPASSRKENLQLSGVVTSRLNLWISRTQESTQQGPQNQETQRESAAGRRPQWRKKPEPPLGAEV; encoded by the exons CCTGACCCGGCAGTGGACCCTGGAGGATGAGGAGGAACAGGAGCGAGAACGCCGGCGGCGACACCGGAACCTGAGTTTTGCCGCGGATGACGAGGACCCGCCGGCCCCCGAGAG ACTGCTGAGCGTGGAGGAAGCAGAGGGGCCCCAGCCACCAGCCCCAGACCCCAGAGATGAGGAGGATGTCCGGGCCGTCCTGAGGACGCGGCAGGAACGGAGGCAGAGGCGCCGGGAGGCCCCCCTCTCTGAGCCGCGGGAGACCCCCATCTCGGAGCCGCGGGAGGCCGGGCATCCACCCCCGGCCCCCGAGGAGCGGGTGCAGTCGCCTTCTGGCCGGAGACTGAGCCCGCAGCGCGGCTCCACGGAtgaagggagcctggcaggcagggcGCCTGCAGGCTCCGAGAAGCCGTCTGCTGCAGGGAAGACACTTCAGCCGGAAGTGAGCCTGGATCCTGAGACCCCCAGCCCCAGTAAATGCTCTGTGTCCCAGAGGATTGCTGTGCTGGATGAGAGAGCCTTCTCAGGAAGGAGGGTGGTTCCAGACAAAGCCAGTGTCTCGGAGAAGAGACTGGTGTCTGAGAAAGCCACTGTCTTCGAGAAGACGCTGGCCCCCGAGACGCAGCTGGCCCCAGGCAGGGCCATGGCCCCAGCGCAGCCCCAGGCCCGGGAGCACCCAGCCTCAGTGGAGCGCCCGCCCAGCCCCAGGGGGCAGCGGGGTGCTGGGGGCGCTGGGCCTGAGAAGGAGCCCAAGTCCTCGGCGGGGCCTCTGCCCCGGGTTGGCAGCCTCCCGCCTGTCACTCTGCAG GTGAGGACCCGCAGCATGGAGGCTGAGGCAGAGCCCCCCTCGCCGACACCGGCCTCGCCCACCTTCAGCAGCGCCCTGCAGCGCTCCAGCCCCCGCACCATCTCCTTCAGG atGAGCCCCTGGAGAGACAGCTCAGAGGTGGCCTTAACCCGCAG CGCCAGCGTGAGGATCCCGGCTAGCTCAGTCAAATTAGGCCCGAAGCTGGAGCGATACCACTCAGCCATACAG AGATCAGGGTCTGTCAAGAGTTCAAGCCCGTCCCGCACCGAGTTCCTCATGGCTCCTGTGGATGTCGCCAGCAAGCGCCACCTCTTCGAGAAAGAGCTGGTGGGCCAGAGCCGAGAGGGCCCAGCCTCCAGCCGCAAG GAGAACTTGCAGCTCTCAGGGGTGGTGACGTCACGGCTCAACCTGTGGATCAGCAGGACCCAGGAGTCAACACAGCAGGGCCCGCAG AACCAGGAGACGCAGAGAGAGTCGGCAGCTGGCAGGAGGCCCCAGTGGAGGAAGAAGCCAGAGCCCCCGCTGGGTGCTGAG GTGTGA
- the LAD1 gene encoding ladinin-1 isoform X1, with protein sequence MSVSRKSWAALSSLTRQWTLEDEEEQERERRRRHRNLSFAADDEDPPAPERLLSVEEAEGPQPPAPDPRDEEDVRAVLRTRQERRQRRREAPLSEPRETPISEPREAGHPPPAPEERVQSPSGRRLSPQRGSTDEGSLAGRAPAGSEKPSAAGKTLQPEVSLDPETPSPSKCSVSQRIAVLDERAFSGRRVVPDKASVSEKRLVSEKATVFEKTLAPETQLAPGRAMAPAQPQAREHPASVERPPSPRGQRGAGGAGPEKEPKSSAGPLPRVGSLPPVTLQVRTRSMEAEAEPPSPTPASPTFSSALQRSSPRTISFRMSPWRDSSEVALTRSASVRIPASSVKLGPKLERYHSAIQRSGSVKSSSPSRTEFLMAPVDVASKRHLFEKELVGQSREGPASSRKENLQLSGVVTSRLNLWISRTQESTQQGPQNQETQRESAAGRRPQWRKKPEPPLGAEVCGGPGAGAAVPGERGPV encoded by the exons CCTGACCCGGCAGTGGACCCTGGAGGATGAGGAGGAACAGGAGCGAGAACGCCGGCGGCGACACCGGAACCTGAGTTTTGCCGCGGATGACGAGGACCCGCCGGCCCCCGAGAG ACTGCTGAGCGTGGAGGAAGCAGAGGGGCCCCAGCCACCAGCCCCAGACCCCAGAGATGAGGAGGATGTCCGGGCCGTCCTGAGGACGCGGCAGGAACGGAGGCAGAGGCGCCGGGAGGCCCCCCTCTCTGAGCCGCGGGAGACCCCCATCTCGGAGCCGCGGGAGGCCGGGCATCCACCCCCGGCCCCCGAGGAGCGGGTGCAGTCGCCTTCTGGCCGGAGACTGAGCCCGCAGCGCGGCTCCACGGAtgaagggagcctggcaggcagggcGCCTGCAGGCTCCGAGAAGCCGTCTGCTGCAGGGAAGACACTTCAGCCGGAAGTGAGCCTGGATCCTGAGACCCCCAGCCCCAGTAAATGCTCTGTGTCCCAGAGGATTGCTGTGCTGGATGAGAGAGCCTTCTCAGGAAGGAGGGTGGTTCCAGACAAAGCCAGTGTCTCGGAGAAGAGACTGGTGTCTGAGAAAGCCACTGTCTTCGAGAAGACGCTGGCCCCCGAGACGCAGCTGGCCCCAGGCAGGGCCATGGCCCCAGCGCAGCCCCAGGCCCGGGAGCACCCAGCCTCAGTGGAGCGCCCGCCCAGCCCCAGGGGGCAGCGGGGTGCTGGGGGCGCTGGGCCTGAGAAGGAGCCCAAGTCCTCGGCGGGGCCTCTGCCCCGGGTTGGCAGCCTCCCGCCTGTCACTCTGCAG GTGAGGACCCGCAGCATGGAGGCTGAGGCAGAGCCCCCCTCGCCGACACCGGCCTCGCCCACCTTCAGCAGCGCCCTGCAGCGCTCCAGCCCCCGCACCATCTCCTTCAGG atGAGCCCCTGGAGAGACAGCTCAGAGGTGGCCTTAACCCGCAG CGCCAGCGTGAGGATCCCGGCTAGCTCAGTCAAATTAGGCCCGAAGCTGGAGCGATACCACTCAGCCATACAG AGATCAGGGTCTGTCAAGAGTTCAAGCCCGTCCCGCACCGAGTTCCTCATGGCTCCTGTGGATGTCGCCAGCAAGCGCCACCTCTTCGAGAAAGAGCTGGTGGGCCAGAGCCGAGAGGGCCCAGCCTCCAGCCGCAAG GAGAACTTGCAGCTCTCAGGGGTGGTGACGTCACGGCTCAACCTGTGGATCAGCAGGACCCAGGAGTCAACACAGCAGGGCCCGCAG AACCAGGAGACGCAGAGAGAGTCGGCAGCTGGCAGGAGGCCCCAGTGGAGGAAGAAGCCAGAGCCCCCGCTGGGTGCTGAGGTGTGTGGCGGCCCAGGGGCTGGGGCGGCTGTCCCTGGAGAACGCGGGCCG GTGTGA
- the TNNT2 gene encoding troponin T, cardiac muscle — MPNLVPPKIPDGERVDFDDIHRKRMEKDLNELQTLIEAHFENRKKEEEELVSLKDRIEKRRAERAEQQRIRTEREKERQARLAEERARREEEESRRKAEDEARKKKALSNMMHFGGYIQKVGASGSSSCGGPGREMPSHLWETAFSHADPEPGSPWLALPPGRGLQSTSALPWWLVQLAGPKPHLWSAWCGLPQPGGCLSICRVACSEMVRRATLESS, encoded by the exons aTGCCCAACTTGGTGCCGCCCAAGATCCCTGATGGAGAGAGGGTGGACTTCGAT gaCATTCACCGGAAGCGTATGGAGAAGGACCTCAACGAGCTGCAGACGCTGATCGAGGCGCATTTCGAGAACcgcaagaaggaggaggaggagctggtctCCCTCAAAGACAGGATA gAGAAGCGGCGGGCAGAACGCGCTGAGCAGCAGCGCATCCGCACGGAGCGCGAGAAGGAGCGGCAGGCGCGCCTGGCG GAGGAGCGCGCCCGccgagaggaggaggagagccgCCGGAAGGCGGAGGACGAGGCGCGCAAGAAGAAGGCTCTGTCCAACATGATGCACTTCGGAGGCTACATCCAGAAGGTGGGGGCCTCGGGCTCCTCCTCTTGCGGGGGTCCCGGGAGAGAAATGCCCAGCCACCTCTGGGAGACCGCGTTCTCACACGCAGACCCCGAGCCTGGCTCTCCCTGGCTGGCTCTTCCCCCGGGCCGGGGGCTCCAGAGCACGAgcgctcttccctggtggctggtgcAGCTGGCAGGCCCGAAGCCCCATCTCTGGTCTGCCTGGTGTGGCCTCCCGCAGCCTGGAGGCTGTCTCTCCATTTGTAGGGTGGCCTGCTCTGAGATGGTCAGACGGGCTACCCTGGAAAGCAGCTGA